In a genomic window of Tachysurus vachellii isolate PV-2020 chromosome 13, HZAU_Pvac_v1, whole genome shotgun sequence:
- the itk gene encoding tyrosine-protein kinase ITK/TSK, which yields MYPRVILKGILYKKSQQKRRTSPCNYKERYFVLNTEDLTYSERRPGKKPIQKGCIELPRIKCVEIVRSDLPIPCEYKYPFQVVYDNYHLYVFAPDNDCRLKWVRALKEETRGNNLALNYHPDFWVEGRWRCCNRTDKSAPGCSDYYPSGSASKKPLPPTPDPERRFSSPEPRIVVALKNFIPQENTDIPLHKDEEYTVIDCSETNWWTVKDKNGNVGTVPCIYIKEKPSNNIEHFKWYNKDITRTEAEELLIAVDKEGAFMVRDSRHAGVYTVSVFTKAPGSNGEKYPRVKHYKIRETEDEEPKYYLAEKYLFSTIPELIHYHQHNAAGLITRLRHCVSRSQDNFPRIEELASEKWELDMEDLTLGAELGSGQFGLVLEGLWRGEKVAVKTIREEAMSEEEFKEEAKVMMKVSHPKLVKLYGVCTHQKPMYLVFEFLENGCLTEFLRSRKGCVSQETLLSMCIDVSEAMAYLESSNFIHRDLAARNCLVSGDLVVKVSDFGMTRFVLDDQYTSYTSKFPVKWSSPEVIRYNKFSSKSDVWSFGVLMWEVYSEGRLPYECRSNAEVVESLNAGLRLLKPKLCPEPIYQLMQWCWKEKPEDRPSFVLLLHELASPADF from the exons ATGTACCCCCGAGTTATTTTGAAAGGAATCTTATATAAAAAATCTCAGCAAAAACGAAGAACGTCCCCTTGCAATTATAAGGAAAGATATTTTGTGTTAAACACAGAGGATCTGACCTACTCTGAGCGTCGCCCAGGG AAAAAGCCAATTCAGAAGGGCTGCATTGAACTTCCCCGGATTAAGTGTGTAGAGATTGTACGCAGTGACCTTCCCATTCCCTGTGAATACAAATATCCTTTCCAG GTTGTCTATGATAACTACCACCTTTATGTGTTTGCGCCAGACAATGACTGCAGGTTAAAGTGGGTCAGAGCTCTTAAAGAGG AGACAAGAGGCAACAACCTTGCTTTGAACTATCATCCTGATTTCTGGGTTGAGGGAAGATGGAGGTGTTGTAACAGGACAGATAAGTCGGCACCTGGGTGCAGTGACTATTATCCAAGTGGAAGTg CATCCAAAAAGCCCTTGCCTCCAACACCAGATCCAGAG CGGCGGTTCTCTAGCCCAGAACCACGGATTGTTGTGGCTCTGAAGAACTTTATCCCTCAAGAAAACACAGACATTCCACTGCACAAAGATGAGGAGTACACTGTAATAGATTGTTCTGAAACCAACTGGTGGACCGTCAAAGATAAAAATGG AAATGTTGGAACTGTGCCTTGCATTTATATCAAAGAGAAACCTTCAAACAACATTGAGCACTTTAA ATGGTACAACAAAGATATAACCCGGACAGAAGCTGAAGAATTGTTAATTGCAGTg GATAAGGAGGGTGCATTCATGGTGCGTGACTCCCGGCATGCAGGAGTTTACACAGTGTCTGTATTTACTAAAGCCCCTGG GTCAAATGGGGAAAAGTATCCAAGGGTCAAGCATTATAAGATCAGAGAGACCGAAGATGAAGAGCCCAAGTATTACTTGGcggaaaaatatttattcagcacCATCCCAGAGCTCATTCATTATCACCAACACAATGCTGCAG GCTTAATAACACGACTGAGGCACTGTGTCTCCCGAAGCCAAGACAATTTTCCCAGGATTGAGGAGCTTGCATCAG AGAAATGGGAGTTGGACATGGAAGACTTGACTCTCGGGGCTGAGCTAGGCAGTGGTCAGTTTGGTCTGGTGTTGGAGGGTTTGTGGCGTGGTGAGAAAGTAGCTGTAAAGACAATTCGTGAAGAGGCCATGTCTGAAGAGGAGTTTAAAGAGGAGGCAAAGGTTATGAT GAAAGTGTCCCACCCGAAGCTGGTGAAGCTGTACGGTGTGTGCACCCATCAGAAACCCATGTACCTGGTGTTTGAGTTTCTGGAGAATGGCTGCCTCACAGAATTCCTGCGCTCCAGAAAAGGTTGTGTTTCACAGGAAACTTTGCTGAGCATGTGTATAGATGTGAGCGAAGCAATGGCTTACCTGGAGAGCTCGAATTTCATTCACAGAGACCTG GCTGCAAGAAACTGTCTGGTTTCAGGAGACCTTGTGGTGAAAGTCTCCGATTTTGGAATGACCAG GTTCGTTCTGGATGACCAGTACACCAGCTACACCAGCAAATTCCCTGTAAAATGGTCATCTCCAGAAGTGATCAGATATAACAAGTTCAGCAGCAAATCAGATGTGTGGTCATTTG GTGTGTTAATGTGGGAGGTGTACAGCGAAGGCCGACTGCCCTACGAGTGCCGAAGTAATGCAGAAGTTGTGGAATCCTTAAACGCAGGACTAAGGTTATTAAAACCCAAACTCTGTCCAGAACCTATTTACCAGCTAATGCAGTGGTGCTGGAAGGAG aaaccTGAAGACCGGCCCTCCTTTGTCCTGCTCCTTCATGAGCTGGCTTCTCCTGCTGACTTCTGA
- the med7 gene encoding mediator of RNA polymerase II transcription subunit 7, giving the protein MGEPQQVSALPLPPMQYFKEYTDDNVRKGLAPKPPPPIRDNYTMFGNLFQCDDLIIRPLESQGIERLHPMQFDHKRELKKLNMSILVNFLDLLDILIKSPGSIKREEKLEDMKLLFVHMHHLINEYRPHQARETLRVMMEVQKRQRLETAERFQKHLERVVEMIHGCLASLPDDLPQPDTSGIAGAVVSGSGGDIRLKTEPMDVEEIGVSCIVGQPDKNVPTSTKEKVWDKDAMMCRIIDEMT; this is encoded by the coding sequence ATGGGTGAGCCGCAGCAGGTCAGCGCCCTCCCGCTGCCACCGATGCAGTACTTCAAAGAATACACAGATGACAATGTACGGAAAGGACTGGCCCCTAAACCACCTCCTCCCATTCGGGATAATTACACAATGTTTGGCAATCTGTTCCAGTGTGATGACCTTATCATCCGGCCACTGGAGAGTCAGGGGATTGAAAGGCTGCACCCAATGCAGTTTGACCACAAACGAGAGTTGAAAAAGCTTAATATGTCTATCCTAGTTAACTTCCTGGACTTGCTGGACATCCTGATCAAAAGCCCAGGCAGCATTAAGCGTGAAGAGAAATTGGAGGACATGAAACTTCTTTTTGTGCACATGCACCACCTGATTAATGAGTATCGACCTCATCAGGCTCGTGAGACACTGCGAGTGATGATGGAAGTACAGAAGAGGCAGAGGTTGGAGACAGCTGAGCGCTTCCAGAAACACTTGGAACGTGTTGTTGAGATGATCCATGGCTGCCTTGCCTCACTGCCTGATGATTTGCCCCAGCCTGACACCTCTGGTATAGCTGGAGCGGTGGTTTCAGGTTCAGGGGGGGATATTAGACTAAAAACTGAACCCATGGATGTGGAAGAAATTGGAGTTAGCTGCATAGTAGGACAACCAGACAAAAATGTACCCACTTCTACAAAGGAAAAAGTATGGGATAAAGATGCTATGATGTGCAGAATCATTGATGAAATGACGTAA